One window from the genome of Treponema sp. OMZ 838 encodes:
- a CDS encoding DUF2715 domain-containing protein — MKKRLCMLCLLTVFSVSFLSANVKMNLELGPVYTYFGSREPSGSGHKSWTAHTGGLNILFGVEFIQNFGVYGTANFAFGKDYWYKTSYPRSYSGNLIDADLTYVIDSQFGFFYVFHPVKNLDLRLGAGLGIGGSGRNYPDGLTKKEKSQVNIGGGVNLDVSYMFTKMVGIYGGVSDTLYAPVYTVTKTKHSDGSANTKGDPHKPGQIANSLNIKAGIRLVF; from the coding sequence ATGAAGAAAAGACTTTGTATGCTCTGTTTACTTACCGTATTTTCAGTAAGTTTTCTTTCTGCTAACGTAAAGATGAACCTTGAGCTTGGCCCGGTGTATACCTATTTTGGCAGCCGCGAGCCTTCCGGCAGCGGACACAAATCATGGACAGCTCATACCGGCGGTTTGAATATACTGTTCGGCGTCGAATTTATTCAAAATTTCGGAGTATACGGAACTGCAAATTTTGCTTTCGGAAAGGACTATTGGTATAAGACTTCATACCCACGGTCATATTCAGGAAACTTGATAGATGCAGACTTAACCTATGTAATAGACAGCCAGTTCGGGTTCTTCTACGTATTCCACCCCGTAAAGAATTTGGATTTAAGACTCGGTGCCGGACTCGGCATCGGCGGCAGCGGGCGAAACTACCCTGATGGGCTAACAAAAAAGGAAAAATCACAGGTCAATATCGGCGGCGGTGTCAATTTGGATGTTTCCTATATGTTTACCAAAATGGTCGGTATTTACGGCGGCGTGTCGGATACTTTATATGCCCCTGTATACACGGTAACTAAAACAAAACACAGTGACGGTTCCGCCAATACAAAAGGAGATCCACACAAACCCGGACAGATTGCCAATTCGTTAAATATCAAAGCAGGAATAAGATTAGTATTTTAA